TGTTCTGATAAAAAAAGGTGCGCAGAGAGTACGTCTTACCGCGATCTATTTTTTAGTTACGCGTGGCAATACATCTTCAGACAATAAAAGACATATCTAGAAATTTATGTAGCACTCAAATAATTTCATTTGATACATTTTAAAATCAGATATTTCAACAAGAAATACAAATAACTCATTGATAATACAGATATTCATCTGCAACACGCGCCAGCAGTCTTCTCCGGGTAACAGTTTCCTTGTCCGGTAAGGCAGCAGAGGTATTAATACTTTCCTATACTTTGTTTGTATTTACCAATAAAGGGACAAACAATGAAAATTCTTCTATGGGCAATCTTAATTATTTTTCTGATTGGGCTGTTGGTGGTAACGGGCGTGTTTAAGATGATTTTCTGATTCCTGCGCCGGGCAGCGATAATGTCTGTCCGGCACACGTTCTGGACGCTGTAGAGATTAGATTTTAATAGCCTGAATCGCCCGCGCAATCTCGGACGAACGGTTTAACGCCCGAATCGACTGAAAGAGTTCCGTCGCCTCAATATATTCCTTACGTAAATATCCCAACCACTGTTTAATACGCGCGACATGATATAAACCAGTATCGCCCTGCTTTTCCAGTCGGGTATATTTTTGTAATAACGTCACCACTTCCGGCCACGGCATACGCGGCTCGTTATACTTCACCACCCGGCTCAGGTTAGGAATATTTAACGCCCCGCGGCCAATCATCACCGCATCGCAGCCGCTGGTCGCCATACATGCCTGCGCGCTCTGCCAGTCCCAGATTTCGCCATTAGCGATAACCGGAATAGTCAAACGCTGGCGTATTTCACCGATCGCCTGCCAGTCGATATGCTCGGCGCGGTAGCCCTGCGCTTTGGTACGGCCATGCAC
The Salmonella bongori NCTC 12419 DNA segment above includes these coding regions:
- the yohP gene encoding small membrane protein YohP, whose amino-acid sequence is MKILLWAILIIFLIGLLVVTGVFKMIF